The following proteins are encoded in a genomic region of Paenibacillus sp. FSL R7-0273:
- a CDS encoding peptide ABC transporter substrate-binding protein, whose translation MKRLMKFIMVLAILTGLSGADGGMASAVQAKQVLRVGLSVIPFSLDPATTIDGGTSSIVRGLFEGLVRLDERGQAVPAMAKSWKISADGKIYTFTLRSGVKWSNGQAVKAADFEYAWKRALAPATFSSRAFRMYSIAGAQAYHEGKVKDASKVGIKALNDSTLQVTLSEKTAYFTQLLADDVYMPVPAQTVKKDSEWGRSMKTMVTNGPFKLKQWTGSAITLSKNTAYYLAKDIRLTEVQLLTPKSGTESTTEAYLNNEVDWAGGTESIQYSALDQESAKALKAFPLGGTFYYQFNPNKAPFHNLKIRKALAMALDRELFGGIPAYGLIPYGVRGAKLDYRSEISDEGYISEDIAQAKRLLQEGLKEEGLTKLPSFKISLNEGYDHTQVAMIVISSWIKNLGVEAEIELLTWEDQLANRYSGNYTVARGGWSADFNDPANFMEFLTSASPENNTSWHNKQYDAYVQQARHTDKVQERMALYGKAEKLLMDEMVLLPLFYNFTHVLHKPNLNGVYVNFDRTINFTRGYFN comes from the coding sequence ATGAAGAGGCTGATGAAGTTTATAATGGTGTTGGCTATACTTACCGGATTATCCGGTGCTGACGGGGGGATGGCATCCGCTGTTCAGGCGAAGCAGGTGCTGCGGGTAGGGCTTAGTGTCATACCGTTTTCGCTGGATCCGGCAACTACGATTGACGGGGGAACATCATCAATTGTTAGAGGCTTGTTTGAGGGGCTGGTCCGGCTGGATGAGAGAGGTCAGGCCGTTCCGGCTATGGCTAAGTCGTGGAAGATATCTGCAGACGGTAAAATCTATACCTTTACCCTGCGATCCGGTGTGAAATGGAGCAACGGGCAGGCTGTAAAGGCAGCAGATTTTGAATATGCGTGGAAACGGGCACTGGCACCGGCCACCTTTAGCTCCCGGGCTTTCAGAATGTATTCCATTGCCGGAGCCCAGGCCTACCACGAAGGCAAGGTTAAGGACGCTTCAAAGGTGGGTATAAAAGCGCTGAATGACTCTACCCTGCAGGTGACGCTGTCGGAAAAAACTGCTTATTTTACCCAGCTGCTGGCTGACGATGTGTATATGCCTGTTCCTGCGCAGACTGTTAAAAAGGATAGCGAGTGGGGCCGGAGCATGAAAACAATGGTTACGAACGGACCGTTCAAGCTGAAGCAATGGACCGGCAGTGCCATAACGCTCAGCAAAAATACAGCATATTACCTGGCCAAAGACATCCGTCTTACCGAGGTGCAGCTGCTTACACCCAAGTCTGGAACCGAATCAACGACTGAGGCTTATCTGAATAATGAGGTGGACTGGGCAGGCGGAACGGAATCCATCCAATACAGTGCGCTTGATCAGGAATCGGCAAAAGCACTTAAGGCTTTTCCGCTGGGGGGCACCTTTTATTATCAGTTTAACCCCAATAAAGCCCCATTTCATAATCTGAAAATCCGTAAAGCACTTGCTATGGCGTTAGACCGTGAACTATTCGGCGGCATTCCCGCCTATGGTTTAATTCCATACGGTGTGCGGGGAGCGAAGCTGGATTACCGCTCGGAGATTAGTGATGAAGGCTACATCAGCGAGGATATTGCGCAGGCCAAAAGATTGCTGCAGGAAGGACTTAAAGAAGAGGGGCTTACGAAGCTCCCAAGCTTCAAGATTAGCCTCAATGAAGGCTATGATCATACTCAGGTGGCTATGATTGTCATCAGCAGCTGGATCAAGAATCTTGGTGTCGAAGCCGAAATCGAGCTGCTGACCTGGGAGGACCAGCTGGCGAACCGTTATAGCGGTAATTATACGGTGGCCCGGGGCGGATGGAGTGCTGATTTTAACGATCCGGCTAATTTCATGGAGTTCCTTACATCGGCAAGTCCGGAAAATAATACAAGCTGGCACAATAAACAATACGACGCTTACGTGCAGCAGGCCCGGCATACGGATAAAGTGCAGGAACGGATGGCACTGTACGGCAAGGCAGAAAAGCTCCTAATGGATGAAATGGTTTTGCTCCCGCTATTTTATAATTTCACGCATGTTCTGCATAAACCTAATCTTAACGGTGTGTACGTTAACTTTGATAGAACAATAAATTTCACCAGGGGATACTTTAATTAG
- a CDS encoding fumarylacetoacetate hydrolase family protein — protein MKLLNYVRNGGYRLGIHTDAGIIDVAGAAAASGQTELADLDIHQAISGGDTVLDKLLTLTDFVTGKPDNSHLLLDENGLTFGPAVNRPGKILCVGLNYRKHAEETGSAIPQTPILFSKFSNALAGHLEDVPLPAVSQQVDYEAELAIVIGRTASNISKEEALDYVFGYCCANDLSARDLQFRTQQWLLGKTCDKFAPVGPYLVTADEVREPNALSISCYVNGEVRQASNTSDMIFHCDEIISFASQHMTLEPGDIILTGTPEGVVLGYPTEKQVYLQAGDVVTVEIEKLGRLTNTMTAL, from the coding sequence ATGAAGCTGCTTAATTACGTACGGAACGGCGGTTACCGGCTGGGGATACATACGGATGCAGGGATTATAGACGTTGCCGGTGCAGCTGCAGCCAGCGGTCAGACGGAATTAGCGGACCTGGATATCCACCAGGCCATTTCAGGAGGAGACACAGTTCTCGATAAGCTGCTTACTCTTACAGATTTCGTTACCGGAAAACCGGACAACAGCCATTTGCTGCTTGATGAAAATGGGCTTACTTTCGGACCGGCAGTGAACCGTCCGGGCAAAATCCTCTGCGTCGGCCTCAACTACCGCAAGCATGCAGAAGAGACGGGTTCGGCGATCCCGCAGACTCCGATTTTGTTCAGCAAATTCAGCAATGCATTGGCCGGGCATCTGGAGGATGTTCCTTTACCCGCAGTGTCGCAGCAAGTAGATTATGAGGCAGAGCTGGCCATTGTTATCGGCCGTACAGCCAGCAACATCAGCAAAGAGGAGGCTCTGGATTACGTCTTTGGCTATTGCTGTGCGAATGATCTGTCAGCGCGTGATTTGCAGTTCCGGACCCAGCAATGGCTGCTTGGCAAAACCTGTGACAAGTTTGCTCCTGTGGGGCCGTATCTGGTCACAGCGGATGAGGTGCGTGAGCCCAATGCGCTGAGCATTTCCTGCTACGTTAACGGTGAGGTGCGGCAAGCGTCCAACACATCGGATATGATTTTCCATTGTGATGAAATCATCAGCTTCGCTTCACAGCATATGACGCTGGAGCCGGGGGACATTATATTAACCGGCACACCGGAAGGAGTAGTCCTCGGTTATCCGACGGAGAAGCAGGTGTATCTGCAGGCTGGTGATGTTGTGACGGTTGAGATTGAGAAGCTGGGCAGGCTGACCAATACAATGACGGCACTTTAG
- the hydE gene encoding [FeFe] hydrogenase H-cluster radical SAM maturase HydE, translating into MEVLLNKLSEQHELTEEEIVWFLGNLTPEWKQQLYCRASEVRKQQYGVSVYSRGLIEFSSFCRQDCLYCGLRRSNSSAERYRLTEEEIIECAAEGYELGYRSFVLQSGEDIHYSEQIMTSIVGRLKRRFPDAAITLSVGEQSETFYRALYNAGADRYLLRHETASRTLYESLHPGMSFDNRMDCLHILREIGYQVGAGFMVGLPGQTHRHLAEDLLFLKAFQPEMIGIGPFIPHSATPLNGAAGGTVEDTLVMIAMARLMVPDALMPATTAMGTLDPSGREKALQAGANVVMPILSPLQIRSKYALYEQKICMGDEPEHCRSCLEMRIAVSGYRMEFSRGDHCSYKAQL; encoded by the coding sequence ATGGAAGTTTTGCTTAACAAATTATCAGAGCAGCATGAGCTGACTGAAGAAGAAATCGTCTGGTTTCTCGGGAATCTTACTCCTGAATGGAAACAGCAGCTGTACTGCCGGGCATCAGAGGTCCGTAAGCAGCAATATGGTGTAAGCGTTTACTCGCGTGGATTGATTGAGTTCTCCAGCTTTTGCAGGCAGGATTGCCTGTATTGCGGACTGCGCAGGTCCAATTCCAGTGCAGAGCGTTACCGGCTCACGGAGGAAGAAATTATCGAGTGTGCTGCGGAAGGCTATGAGCTTGGTTACCGTTCTTTTGTCCTGCAGAGCGGGGAGGATATCCATTATTCTGAGCAGATAATGACCTCCATTGTCGGAAGGCTGAAGCGGCGTTTCCCGGATGCTGCTATCACCCTGTCAGTCGGTGAACAGAGTGAAACCTTTTACCGCGCATTATATAATGCCGGAGCGGACCGCTATCTGCTGCGCCACGAGACTGCATCGCGCACCCTGTACGAATCCCTGCATCCGGGCATGTCGTTCGATAACCGCATGGACTGCCTGCACATCCTCCGGGAGATCGGCTATCAGGTGGGGGCGGGCTTCATGGTCGGTCTTCCCGGCCAGACACACCGGCATCTTGCTGAGGATCTGTTGTTTCTAAAAGCATTCCAGCCCGAGATGATCGGCATAGGCCCGTTTATCCCGCATAGTGCTACACCGCTAAACGGAGCGGCAGGCGGGACGGTGGAAGATACGCTGGTGATGATCGCGATGGCTAGACTTATGGTGCCGGATGCCCTAATGCCTGCAACTACTGCAATGGGAACACTGGACCCGTCCGGCCGGGAAAAAGCGCTCCAGGCAGGGGCAAATGTCGTCATGCCTATCCTGTCACCGCTGCAGATCCGCAGCAAATACGCCCTGTATGAGCAAAAAATCTGCATGGGCGATGAACCGGAGCATTGCCGCAGCTGCCTTGAAATGCGGATCGCCGTCTCCGGCTACCGGATGGAGTTTAGCCGGGGGGATCATTGCAGCTATAAGGCACAACTATAA
- a CDS encoding 2-oxoacid:acceptor oxidoreductase family protein encodes MSTLTKKNALGFYEIRLESIGGLGANLAGKMLAETGALELGFNAANFSSYGSEKKGSPVKTFVRFCDPEMEIRDHSPIEQPHLIAVFHEALYKIVNVASGLQPDGVILVNTTRGFDEVRASLGVESGTVALIDAMGIAVEEKTKINTAMLGAMFRICDFLDPEAMRTVIRRTFEKKYPLLVEPNLRTFDRGYNEVQFMTYDVPEGSQIKPFKRVQSLLGYKTQVPGGVITAQGNSILKDLSGSRAGLLPEFHADTCISCAACDNVCPDYCFVWEAEADKRGRMQQVLKGIDYQYCKGCLKCIEACPTDALTSLREEPGYAEQHRVAQVFC; translated from the coding sequence TTGTCTACCCTGACCAAGAAAAATGCACTCGGCTTCTATGAAATCCGCCTGGAGTCCATCGGCGGGCTTGGCGCCAACCTGGCCGGCAAAATGCTGGCCGAGACCGGAGCGCTGGAGCTGGGCTTCAATGCCGCGAACTTTTCGTCCTACGGCTCGGAGAAAAAAGGCTCACCCGTCAAAACCTTTGTCCGGTTCTGTGATCCGGAAATGGAGATCAGGGATCATAGTCCGATTGAGCAGCCGCATCTGATCGCCGTTTTTCATGAAGCGCTGTACAAGATTGTGAATGTCGCCAGCGGACTGCAGCCGGATGGGGTCATTCTGGTCAATACCACCCGCGGCTTCGATGAGGTGCGGGCCAGTCTTGGCGTTGAATCCGGTACCGTGGCGCTGATTGATGCGATGGGCATTGCCGTAGAGGAGAAGACCAAGATTAACACAGCGATGCTAGGTGCGATGTTCCGCATCTGTGATTTTCTTGATCCTGAAGCGATGCGCACCGTTATCCGGCGGACGTTTGAGAAGAAGTATCCGCTGCTCGTGGAGCCCAACCTCCGCACGTTCGACCGGGGCTACAATGAGGTACAGTTCATGACCTATGACGTACCGGAGGGCTCACAGATCAAGCCCTTTAAGCGGGTGCAATCGCTGCTTGGATATAAAACACAGGTGCCCGGCGGCGTAATTACGGCACAAGGCAACAGCATATTAAAGGATCTGAGCGGCTCACGTGCCGGACTTTTGCCGGAGTTCCATGCAGATACATGCATCAGCTGCGCAGCCTGCGATAATGTCTGCCCGGATTACTGCTTCGTGTGGGAAGCGGAAGCCGATAAACGCGGGCGGATGCAGCAGGTATTGAAGGGCATCGACTACCAGTACTGCAAGGGCTGCCTGAAATGTATAGAAGCCTGCCCGACCGATGCGCTGACCAGCCTGCGTGAAGAGCCGGGATATGCCGAGCAGCACCGTGTTGCCCAAGTGTTCTGTTAA
- a CDS encoding thiamine pyrophosphate-dependent enzyme: MAVSENQLSGALPAEQVTCFESGNEMAATAAAQINYHIMGYFPITPSTEVAQYLDQMKARGQHDIQLVAADGEHGSAGICYGAAMAGARVINATSSQGFLYMLEQLPTQSGTRFPMVLNLVTRAVSGPLDIRGDHSDLYYGLNTGWVILTASTPQAVYDMNIMALKIAEHSEVRLPVMVAYDGFFTSHQKRKVKYFKNNSVVQGFVGPNPNHRNHSYPNVSDPARPVTIGAHMGGDDLLNNHYQLSEALEKAGGVYSEVARDYALLSGREYKVLDLYRMEDAEYALFLLNSAGETAKDTVDQLRAQGIKAGLIRPNIIRPFPAEQLRGALKNVKALLVGERADSYGAQGGNLTHEIRSALQADPDNSTIVLSRIFGLGGKDFYADDAAAFFGLAIDAAAKGYAEKPFDYYGYYPGEEKDALTPVMEPLHGNAYKTGLIQVTQNEATGLLKVKLPPLRQLTVKPHRLAPGHGACPGCGALSALELFFKGIEGDMVVLFQTGCAYVVTASYPYSSHKQTFVHNLFQNGAATLAGMVDAFYELKRRGEIQVADDVTFVMVSGDGGMDIGMGATVGAALRNHKMIILEYDNEGYMNTGSQLSYSTPVGHMTSTSGVGVAQKGKKGHHKDTAQILAACNIPYVFTGAESNPQDLLQKAAKAQWYANNTGTAYGKILCACPLNWKTPDDQGNELVRAAVDSCFFPLYEIEQGITRITYNPEDKGKRIPAVDWLKRMGKTKHLVKDAELLQDFEKEIERRWSRLKLRHEHELL, from the coding sequence ATGGCTGTTAGTGAAAATCAATTATCCGGAGCATTGCCGGCTGAGCAGGTCACCTGCTTCGAATCCGGCAATGAAATGGCGGCAACCGCTGCTGCGCAAATTAACTATCATATAATGGGCTACTTTCCGATTACCCCCTCGACCGAGGTTGCCCAATATCTTGACCAGATGAAAGCACGCGGCCAGCATGATATTCAGCTCGTTGCCGCAGACGGTGAGCATGGCTCGGCGGGAATCTGCTATGGGGCTGCAATGGCAGGCGCGCGGGTGATAAACGCAACCAGCTCCCAAGGCTTCCTGTACATGCTGGAGCAGCTGCCCACCCAGTCGGGAACCCGGTTTCCGATGGTGCTGAACCTTGTAACCCGTGCGGTTAGCGGTCCGCTGGATATCCGCGGCGATCACTCAGACCTCTATTACGGCTTGAACACAGGCTGGGTTATTCTGACGGCAAGCACACCGCAGGCGGTCTATGACATGAACATTATGGCGCTGAAAATAGCGGAGCATTCAGAGGTGAGGCTGCCGGTAATGGTCGCGTATGACGGATTTTTCACCTCGCATCAGAAGCGCAAGGTCAAATATTTTAAGAACAATAGTGTCGTTCAGGGCTTTGTCGGGCCGAACCCGAATCATAGGAATCATAGCTATCCGAATGTGTCTGACCCGGCCCGTCCAGTCACTATAGGTGCCCATATGGGCGGGGATGATCTGCTGAACAACCACTATCAGCTGTCTGAAGCCCTGGAGAAAGCGGGCGGGGTGTACAGTGAGGTTGCCAGAGACTATGCGTTGCTCTCCGGCCGGGAATATAAGGTGCTCGATCTGTACCGGATGGAGGATGCTGAATACGCTTTATTTCTGCTTAACTCCGCCGGTGAGACAGCCAAAGATACCGTGGACCAGCTGCGTGCCCAAGGCATTAAGGCCGGGCTGATCCGGCCGAACATCATCCGCCCGTTCCCGGCAGAACAGCTGCGCGGCGCACTTAAGAACGTCAAAGCGCTGCTTGTGGGTGAACGTGCCGATTCCTACGGCGCCCAAGGCGGAAATCTCACCCATGAAATCCGTTCGGCGCTGCAGGCTGATCCCGATAACAGCACGATTGTCCTCTCCCGGATCTTTGGTCTGGGCGGCAAGGATTTTTATGCCGATGATGCAGCAGCCTTTTTCGGGCTGGCAATCGATGCGGCCGCAAAGGGCTATGCAGAGAAGCCTTTTGACTACTACGGCTACTATCCGGGCGAAGAAAAGGATGCTCTCACCCCCGTAATGGAGCCGCTTCACGGCAATGCTTACAAAACAGGTCTGATTCAGGTCACACAGAATGAAGCAACCGGACTGCTCAAGGTGAAGCTGCCGCCACTCCGGCAATTGACCGTGAAGCCGCACCGGCTCGCTCCCGGACATGGCGCTTGTCCCGGCTGTGGTGCGCTGTCGGCGCTGGAGCTCTTTTTTAAAGGCATCGAAGGGGATATGGTTGTGCTCTTCCAGACCGGCTGCGCTTATGTGGTGACTGCAAGCTACCCGTATTCCTCGCATAAGCAGACCTTCGTGCACAATCTGTTCCAGAACGGGGCAGCAACGCTGGCCGGTATGGTGGATGCGTTCTATGAACTGAAACGGCGCGGAGAGATCCAGGTTGCGGATGATGTCACCTTTGTCATGGTCTCCGGGGACGGCGGCATGGATATCGGGATGGGGGCAACCGTAGGTGCAGCGCTGCGTAATCATAAAATGATCATTCTGGAATATGACAACGAAGGCTATATGAATACCGGCTCGCAGCTGTCCTACAGCACCCCTGTGGGGCACATGACCAGTACGTCAGGCGTCGGCGTAGCCCAAAAAGGCAAAAAAGGCCATCACAAGGATACCGCCCAAATTCTCGCCGCCTGCAACATTCCTTATGTGTTCACCGGAGCGGAGAGCAATCCCCAGGATCTGCTGCAAAAAGCGGCCAAGGCCCAGTGGTACGCCAACAACACCGGAACCGCATACGGAAAAATACTCTGCGCCTGTCCGCTCAACTGGAAAACGCCGGATGATCAGGGCAATGAGCTGGTGAGGGCGGCGGTGGATTCCTGCTTTTTCCCGCTGTATGAGATTGAACAGGGCATCACCCGCATCACCTATAATCCGGAGGACAAAGGCAAACGTATTCCTGCGGTAGACTGGCTGAAGCGTATGGGCAAAACGAAGCATCTGGTGAAGGACGCGGAGCTGCTGCAGGATTTTGAGAAGGAAATTGAACGCCGCTGGAGCCGCCTGAAGCTTAGACATGAGCATGAGCTGCTCTAA
- the nuoE gene encoding NADH-quinone oxidoreductase subunit NuoE, translated as MEQHQPCSNSTIAEADRKLEQIKLAIDQFKQMKGALIPVLHEVQDVYGFLPEPVLQVVSAELDLPMSEIYGVASFYHFFSLTPKGEHVIHVCMGTACYIKGAQGILDRLSTELKVPVQGTTEDDKFTLEATRCLGACGLAPVLTIGEKVHGRLTPNAVPKMLKEYN; from the coding sequence GTGGAACAACATCAACCTTGCAGCAACAGTACGATTGCCGAAGCCGACCGGAAGCTGGAGCAGATCAAGCTGGCCATTGACCAGTTTAAGCAAATGAAAGGCGCATTGATCCCTGTATTGCATGAGGTTCAGGATGTATACGGGTTTTTGCCTGAGCCTGTGCTACAGGTGGTGTCGGCAGAGCTTGATTTGCCCATGAGCGAAATTTACGGTGTTGCGTCGTTCTATCATTTCTTTTCGCTTACCCCAAAGGGGGAGCATGTTATCCATGTCTGCATGGGCACCGCCTGCTACATTAAGGGGGCTCAGGGCATTCTGGACCGGCTCAGCACAGAGCTGAAGGTTCCGGTTCAGGGAACGACAGAGGACGATAAATTTACGCTGGAAGCGACGCGCTGCCTGGGAGCCTGCGGGCTGGCCCCTGTACTGACCATCGGGGAAAAGGTGCATGGACGCCTTACGCCGAACGCCGTGCCTAAAATGCTTAAGGAATATAACTAG
- the nuoF gene encoding NADH-quinone oxidoreductase subunit NuoF, translating into MKLLTDLDAIRTLTQGRLDNRRISGASGESVSFRSVMVCGGTGCTSSDSNKIIAALEHEVAGRGIQTQVEIVRTGCFGLCELGPVVIVYPEGIFYSRVEIKDIPALVEQHLVNGKPYDKKIYEKTRQGDELLNFEETDFYKKQVRIALHNCGVIDPEVIDEYIASDGYRALAQVLTTMSAEQVIDTVKRSGLRGRGGGGFLTGLKWEFAARQNKPQKYVICNADEGDPGAFMDRSILEGNPHSVIEAMAIAGYAIGANQGFIYVRAEYPIAVQRFSKALDQAREYGLLGDDIFGTGFAFNIEVRLGAGAFVCGEETALIHSIEGHRGMPTPKPPFPAVEGLWGQPTIINNVETLANIGQIILNGAEWYAAIGTEKSKGTKVFALGGKVVNTGLVEVPMGITLREVIFEIGGGIPGGKKFKAVQTGGPSGGCLTEEHLDCTIDFDTLTSLGSMMGSGGMIIMDEDTCMVDVARFYLDFTRDESCGKCTPCRIGTKRLLEMLDKVTSGKGTLEDLEHMEQLSLQIKNASLCALGQTAPNPVLSTLKYFREEYLAHITDSKCPAGVCKALISYEIDAGLCRGCSLCARKCPSDAISGKMKEPYVIDKAACIKCGVCFDVCKFKAVAIV; encoded by the coding sequence ATGAAGCTGTTAACGGATCTTGATGCCATCCGCACGCTTACCCAGGGACGGCTGGATAACCGGAGGATTAGCGGGGCATCAGGAGAATCGGTTTCGTTCAGGTCAGTGATGGTATGCGGGGGCACAGGCTGCACATCGTCGGATTCCAATAAAATCATCGCTGCACTGGAGCATGAAGTCGCCGGCCGCGGCATCCAGACTCAGGTAGAGATCGTACGCACCGGCTGCTTTGGGCTGTGTGAGCTGGGTCCGGTTGTAATTGTCTATCCTGAGGGGATTTTTTACAGCAGGGTGGAGATCAAGGATATTCCGGCGCTGGTCGAGCAGCATCTGGTCAACGGCAAGCCGTATGACAAGAAGATTTATGAGAAGACCCGCCAGGGCGATGAGCTGCTGAATTTTGAAGAAACGGATTTCTACAAAAAACAGGTACGGATCGCGCTGCACAACTGCGGTGTGATCGACCCTGAAGTGATAGATGAGTATATTGCCAGTGACGGGTACCGTGCGCTTGCCCAAGTGCTTACAACGATGAGCGCTGAGCAGGTCATTGACACCGTAAAAAGATCCGGCCTTCGCGGCCGGGGCGGCGGCGGCTTCCTGACCGGACTAAAGTGGGAGTTCGCAGCCCGGCAGAACAAGCCGCAGAAATATGTCATCTGCAATGCCGATGAGGGCGATCCGGGGGCGTTCATGGACCGTTCGATTCTGGAAGGCAATCCGCATTCCGTTATTGAGGCGATGGCGATAGCCGGATATGCCATAGGGGCGAACCAGGGATTCATCTATGTGCGGGCAGAATATCCGATTGCTGTTCAGCGGTTCTCGAAAGCACTGGATCAGGCCAGGGAATATGGACTGCTGGGCGATGATATTTTCGGGACGGGGTTTGCTTTTAACATTGAGGTGCGTCTGGGTGCAGGCGCATTTGTCTGCGGGGAAGAAACCGCGCTGATTCACTCGATTGAAGGACACCGGGGGATGCCGACGCCCAAGCCGCCGTTTCCGGCTGTTGAAGGGCTGTGGGGCCAGCCGACCATTATCAACAATGTGGAGACGCTGGCCAACATCGGCCAAATTATTCTGAACGGGGCAGAGTGGTACGCCGCAATCGGAACAGAGAAGTCCAAAGGCACGAAAGTGTTCGCGCTTGGAGGCAAGGTGGTGAATACCGGTCTGGTTGAGGTCCCGATGGGTATTACGCTGCGGGAGGTTATCTTTGAGATTGGCGGCGGCATTCCCGGCGGCAAAAAATTCAAGGCTGTCCAGACCGGCGGCCCGTCCGGCGGGTGTCTGACTGAGGAGCATCTGGACTGCACGATTGATTTTGATACGCTGACCAGCCTTGGCTCGATGATGGGCTCAGGCGGGATGATCATCATGGATGAGGATACCTGCATGGTCGATGTTGCAAGGTTCTACCTGGATTTCACCAGAGATGAATCGTGCGGCAAATGTACCCCGTGCCGGATCGGAACGAAGCGGCTGCTGGAGATGCTGGATAAGGTCACTTCCGGCAAAGGCACGCTGGAGGATCTAGAACATATGGAGCAGCTGTCCCTGCAGATCAAGAATGCATCCCTGTGTGCACTCGGGCAGACGGCTCCGAACCCGGTTCTGTCGACTTTAAAATATTTCCGTGAGGAATATCTCGCTCATATAACGGACAGCAAATGCCCGGCAGGTGTTTGCAAAGCGCTGATCTCCTATGAGATTGATGCCGGGCTGTGCCGCGGCTGCAGCCTATGTGCCCGGAAATGCCCGAGCGACGCGATTTCCGGCAAGATGAAGGAGCCGTATGTGATCGATAAGGCGGCCTGCATTAAGTGCGGCGTCTGCTTCGATGTATGCAAGTTCAAGGCGGTAGCGATAGTCTGA